A region of Burkholderia lata DNA encodes the following proteins:
- a CDS encoding NAD-dependent succinate-semialdehyde dehydrogenase codes for MDELHSRKNEVIDPSALRARLRDGALLETRAWLASGWQEGTDGRSFPVTNPATGDILARVASLGAAEVEQAIESSALAQQGWQKRTSHERAKLLRAWFDLILANADDLALIMTSEQGKPLAEARGEITYAASFVEWFAEEAKRVYGDVMPHPQGDKRILVIRQPIGVCAAITPWNFPAAMITRKVAPALAAGCSIIVRPADLTPLTALALAVLAERAGIPAGVLQVVCGPSREIGAVLTASPVVRKLSFTGSTEVGRVLMSQSSGTIKRLSLELGGNAPFIVFDDADLDAAIEGAMASKYRNSGQTCVCANRFLVQAGIHDRFVEALTRRVQALKVGNGIEPGVQQGPLIQKSACDHLNQLIDDAVSKGARIVTGGKGHPLGGTFFEPTVIADATPAMRLAREELFGPVGPVFRFDDEAEAIAMANDTEYGLAAYLYTRDNSRIWRVGEALEYGMVGLNTGVISNEVAPFGGVKQSGLGREGSRYGIEEYLEIKYMCSQV; via the coding sequence GTGGATGAACTGCACAGCAGGAAGAACGAAGTGATTGACCCCTCGGCGCTACGCGCCCGGCTGCGAGACGGCGCCCTGCTGGAGACGCGCGCCTGGCTGGCATCGGGATGGCAGGAAGGCACGGATGGTCGCTCGTTTCCCGTCACGAATCCGGCCACGGGTGACATCCTGGCTCGCGTTGCCAGCCTCGGCGCTGCGGAGGTTGAGCAAGCCATCGAATCGTCGGCGCTTGCACAGCAAGGCTGGCAGAAACGGACCAGCCACGAACGCGCAAAGCTGTTGCGCGCGTGGTTCGACTTGATCCTGGCGAATGCCGACGATCTCGCCTTGATCATGACGTCGGAGCAGGGCAAGCCGCTGGCAGAGGCCCGCGGCGAAATCACGTATGCCGCTTCTTTTGTGGAGTGGTTCGCCGAAGAAGCGAAGCGTGTCTACGGCGACGTCATGCCTCACCCGCAAGGTGACAAGCGCATCCTCGTCATCCGTCAGCCGATCGGCGTGTGTGCCGCGATCACGCCGTGGAATTTCCCGGCCGCGATGATCACGCGCAAGGTCGCGCCGGCACTGGCCGCGGGCTGTTCCATCATCGTGCGCCCGGCCGACCTGACGCCGCTGACGGCGCTTGCGCTTGCCGTCCTCGCCGAGCGAGCGGGCATTCCGGCGGGTGTCCTTCAAGTGGTGTGTGGCCCGTCGCGCGAGATCGGCGCGGTGCTGACGGCGAGCCCGGTGGTGCGCAAGCTTTCGTTCACCGGTTCGACCGAAGTGGGCCGCGTGCTCATGAGCCAATCGTCCGGAACGATCAAGCGGCTCTCTCTCGAGCTCGGCGGCAACGCACCTTTCATCGTGTTCGACGACGCGGATCTCGACGCAGCGATTGAAGGGGCGATGGCGTCGAAATACCGGAATAGCGGTCAGACCTGTGTTTGCGCCAATCGCTTTCTTGTCCAGGCAGGCATTCACGACCGTTTCGTCGAGGCGCTCACCCGGCGAGTCCAGGCGCTCAAGGTAGGGAACGGCATCGAGCCGGGCGTGCAGCAGGGGCCGCTGATCCAGAAGTCCGCCTGCGACCACCTGAATCAGCTGATCGACGATGCGGTAAGCAAGGGCGCACGCATCGTCACCGGCGGGAAAGGCCATCCGCTCGGGGGCACGTTTTTCGAGCCGACCGTCATTGCCGATGCGACGCCGGCCATGCGTCTCGCGCGCGAGGAGCTCTTCGGGCCCGTCGGCCCGGTGTTCCGCTTCGACGATGAAGCAGAAGCGATCGCGATGGCCAACGACACCGAGTACGGGCTCGCCGCCTATCTCTATACGCGTGACAACAGCCGCATCTGGCGTGTGGGCGAGGCACTCGAGTACGGCATGGTCGGCCTGAATACCGGCGTGATTTCCAACGAGGTCGCGCCGTTCGGCGGAGTCAAGCAATCGGGCCTGGGCCGGGAGGGTTCCCGTTATGGAATCGAGGAATACCTGGAAATCAAGTACATGTGCTCCCAGGTCTAA
- a CDS encoding iron-containing alcohol dehydrogenase, with the protein MEMSPQSMLFETVPSILQEWGCVRRLGQVMAAWTERRHVLIVTDAGLHNAGVLEPAKASLAAEGFRVAVFDEVVADPPESVVSRCVEFARGAEADIVIGLGGGSSMDIAKLAAVLTVSRQSLAEMYGIGNVKGARLPLVQIPTTAGTGSEVTNISIVSVNETTKMGIVSRQLYADKVILDAELTVGLPRSHTAATGIDAMVHAIEAYTSKHKKNALSDALAREALRLLVSNLIPACENGHDRHAREAMLLGATLAGQAFANAPVAAVHALAYPLGGHFHIPHGLSNALMLGPVLRFNAEAAASHYSELADVVSVGGTGDATARTAAFIAFLEDLMDRSGAPRRLRDVGVTQASLPTLAADAMKQQRLLLNNPVVVTESDALRLYEQAY; encoded by the coding sequence ATGGAAATGTCCCCGCAATCGATGCTCTTCGAAACTGTTCCGTCCATTCTCCAGGAATGGGGGTGTGTACGCCGCTTGGGTCAGGTGATGGCGGCCTGGACGGAGCGCCGTCATGTCCTGATCGTGACCGACGCGGGGCTGCACAACGCCGGTGTGCTGGAACCGGCGAAAGCGTCGTTGGCAGCCGAGGGATTCCGTGTGGCGGTTTTTGATGAGGTCGTGGCCGACCCGCCGGAGAGCGTGGTCTCGCGCTGCGTCGAGTTCGCGCGCGGTGCGGAGGCGGATATCGTCATCGGCCTGGGCGGCGGCTCGTCGATGGACATTGCAAAACTGGCCGCCGTGCTCACCGTCTCGCGGCAATCGCTCGCGGAAATGTACGGAATCGGCAACGTGAAGGGCGCACGGCTGCCATTGGTGCAGATCCCTACGACGGCCGGTACCGGATCGGAAGTCACCAACATTTCCATCGTTTCGGTTAACGAAACAACCAAGATGGGCATCGTCTCACGTCAGCTGTATGCCGACAAAGTGATCCTGGACGCCGAATTGACGGTCGGTCTGCCGCGCAGCCATACCGCCGCGACGGGCATCGACGCGATGGTCCACGCCATCGAGGCCTATACCAGCAAGCACAAGAAGAATGCCCTCTCCGACGCGCTTGCGCGTGAGGCTCTGCGATTGCTGGTGAGCAACCTGATCCCGGCTTGCGAAAACGGTCACGACCGGCATGCACGCGAGGCAATGCTGCTGGGCGCCACGCTGGCGGGGCAGGCCTTCGCCAATGCCCCGGTGGCCGCGGTCCATGCGCTCGCGTATCCGTTGGGGGGCCATTTCCATATCCCGCATGGCTTGTCCAACGCATTGATGCTTGGCCCCGTGCTGCGATTCAACGCCGAAGCGGCCGCTTCGCATTATTCGGAACTGGCAGACGTCGTAAGCGTGGGTGGAACGGGCGACGCCACGGCGCGCACGGCGGCGTTCATCGCATTCCTGGAAGACCTGATGGACCGATCCGGCGCGCCGCGACGTCTGCGCGACGTGGGTGTCACGCAGGCGAGCCTGCCGACCCTGGCGGCCGATGCGATGAAGCAGCAGCGCCTGCTGTTGAACAATCCGGTCGTTGTCACGGAGTCGGACGCATTGCGCCTGTATGAACAGGCCTATTGA
- a CDS encoding flavin-containing monooxygenase: protein MNNVERIEHHEIVILGAGFGGLGMAARMKIAGIDDFVVLEKRPDLGGVWLDNSYPGAACDTESHLYCYSFHPHLRVSAMYAGRNELLHYLKSLATRFDLAEHLRFDTEIRSAEWDASASVWRFELNDGSRMTSRFFVPAWGQLNRPMIPAVRGLADFNGEYFHSAEWRHDVDLTGKRVASIGNAASAVQYVPLIAPKVDHLTVFQRSANWIMPRNQIVFSTEQLDTYEREPHLFEESRKSLHAFRESGFERTRMGSNAQLEGKSLALAHLHRQVPDPVLREQLTPDYEYACKRILRSDDYYPALMRDNVALETAGVESFVDEGIVTRDGRLLPFDVVVFGTGFESQAFQGSLQVRGTDRTLAQAWADGPEAYLGMTVPGFPNMFMLYGPNTNLNHNSIVSMLEIQQNYIIDAIGGMASAGVKAVSVDSGVFDAYNDKLQSAMAGSAFSAGCSSWYKNAQGKVINNWPGTVDEYRAATQWDQSVFAAI, encoded by the coding sequence GTGAACAATGTAGAAAGGATTGAGCACCACGAGATCGTTATCCTGGGTGCAGGCTTCGGAGGCCTCGGCATGGCCGCTCGCATGAAGATCGCGGGCATCGACGACTTCGTCGTGCTGGAGAAGCGTCCCGATCTCGGCGGCGTCTGGCTGGACAATTCGTATCCCGGCGCGGCATGCGATACCGAATCGCACCTGTACTGCTACAGCTTCCATCCGCATTTGCGCGTGAGCGCCATGTATGCCGGCCGGAATGAGCTGCTGCACTATTTGAAATCGCTTGCCACGCGGTTCGACCTCGCAGAACACCTGCGATTCGACACCGAGATTCGCAGTGCCGAATGGGATGCAAGTGCAAGCGTCTGGCGGTTCGAGCTGAACGACGGTTCCCGGATGACCTCGCGATTCTTCGTGCCGGCCTGGGGGCAACTGAATCGCCCGATGATCCCGGCGGTGCGCGGCCTGGCGGATTTCAACGGCGAGTATTTCCACTCCGCCGAGTGGCGGCACGACGTGGACTTGACCGGCAAGCGCGTGGCAAGCATCGGCAACGCCGCCAGCGCCGTGCAGTATGTGCCGCTCATCGCGCCGAAGGTCGATCACCTGACGGTATTCCAGCGCAGCGCGAACTGGATCATGCCGCGCAACCAGATCGTCTTCTCGACGGAGCAGCTCGATACCTACGAGCGCGAGCCCCATCTTTTCGAAGAAAGCAGGAAATCGCTGCACGCGTTCCGCGAGTCCGGGTTCGAGCGGACACGGATGGGTTCGAACGCGCAGCTGGAAGGCAAGAGTCTCGCGTTGGCCCACCTTCATCGCCAGGTGCCCGACCCGGTCCTGCGCGAGCAGCTGACGCCGGACTATGAATACGCGTGCAAGCGGATTCTGCGATCGGACGACTACTATCCGGCGCTCATGCGCGACAACGTTGCGCTGGAAACGGCGGGGGTGGAGTCGTTCGTCGACGAAGGCATCGTGACCCGGGACGGCCGTCTGCTCCCGTTCGACGTGGTCGTGTTCGGAACCGGGTTCGAGAGCCAGGCGTTCCAGGGCAGCCTGCAGGTTCGCGGGACGGACCGCACGTTGGCCCAGGCTTGGGCAGACGGCCCGGAAGCCTATCTGGGCATGACCGTGCCGGGCTTCCCGAACATGTTCATGTTGTACGGGCCGAACACCAACCTGAACCACAACTCCATCGTGTCGATGCTCGAGATCCAGCAGAACTACATCATCGACGCGATCGGCGGCATGGCGTCGGCCGGCGTGAAGGCAGTCAGCGTCGACAGCGGCGTGTTCGACGCATACAACGACAAGCTGCAATCGGCGATGGCCGGCTCGGCGTTTTCGGCGGGCTGCTCGAGCTGGTACAAGAACGCACAAGGCAAGGTGATCAACAACTGGCCGGGCACGGTGGACGAGTACCGCGCGGCGACGCAATGGGATCAAAGCGTGTTCGCGGCGATCTGA